A single Microthrixaceae bacterium DNA region contains:
- the rpmD gene encoding 50S ribosomal protein L30: protein MADLKVTQTRSAIGSKPKQRGTLRALGLGRIGKTNTLPDRPEIRGMLAKVPHLIDVEEVSS, encoded by the coding sequence GTGGCAGACCTGAAGGTCACCCAGACCCGTTCGGCCATCGGCTCCAAGCCCAAGCAGCGCGGCACCCTGCGCGCCCTTGGTCTGGGCCGGATCGGCAAGACCAACACCCTGCCTGACCGTCCCGAGATCCGCGGGATGCTGGCCAAGGTGCCGCACCTGATCGACGTTGAAGAGGTGTCCTCCTGA
- a CDS encoding type Z 30S ribosomal protein S14, with amino-acid sequence MAKKALINKANRKPKFKVRAYTRCQKCGRPHSVYRKFQLCRVCLRDMVHAGEIPGVTKASW; translated from the coding sequence ATGGCCAAGAAAGCACTCATCAACAAGGCCAACCGCAAGCCCAAGTTCAAGGTTCGGGCCTACACCCGGTGCCAGAAGTGCGGTCGTCCGCACTCGGTGTACCGCAAGTTCCAACTGTGCCGGGTCTGCCTGCGGGACATGGTCCACGCTGGCGAGATCCCCGGTGTCACCAAGGCGAGCTGGTGA
- a CDS encoding adenylate kinase → MRLVLLGRQGAGKGTQAVRLADHYDVPHISTGDMLRAAVKDGTEFGLKAKAVMDAGGLVSDEIMVGVVHERLHQADATSRGYILDGFPRTEAQARALAEITADGPLEVVLNLEVPEAVVVERITKRRVCRSCGRIYSVDSPPARDWICDTDGGDVVQRDDDTEDAVRKRLELYAAETLPLVAFYSEAGQLVDVDGLGSADEVFDRVVEGISARRAG, encoded by the coding sequence ATCCGACTCGTGCTGCTCGGCCGTCAGGGTGCGGGCAAGGGGACCCAGGCCGTGCGCTTGGCCGACCACTACGACGTACCGCACATCTCCACCGGAGACATGCTTCGCGCTGCCGTCAAGGACGGGACGGAGTTCGGTCTCAAGGCGAAGGCAGTGATGGACGCCGGCGGTCTCGTATCCGACGAGATCATGGTCGGAGTGGTCCACGAACGTCTCCATCAGGCTGATGCCACGTCCCGGGGATACATCCTCGACGGCTTCCCTCGCACCGAGGCTCAGGCCCGAGCCTTGGCCGAGATCACTGCCGACGGCCCGCTCGAGGTGGTCCTGAACCTGGAGGTGCCCGAGGCCGTAGTGGTCGAGCGGATCACCAAGCGACGGGTTTGTCGGTCCTGTGGGCGGATCTACTCGGTGGATTCGCCGCCGGCCAGGGACTGGATCTGTGACACCGACGGTGGTGATGTCGTGCAGCGAGACGACGACACCGAGGACGCCGTACGCAAGCGTCTGGAGCTCTACGCGGCCGAGACCCTCCCGCTGGTCGCCTTCTACTCAGAAGCGGGCCAACTGGTTGACGTAGACGGGCTGGGCTCGGCCGACGAGGTCTTCGACCGTGTGGTCGAGGGCATCAGCGCCCGACGCGCCGGCTGA
- the rplE gene encoding 50S ribosomal protein L5, giving the protein MSTATDIPRLKTRYNDQIRDQLKADLGLGNIMEVPRLEKIVINMGVGGAVAQASLLENAVRDLTLIAGQKPQITRARKSIASFKLREGNAIGAKVTLRGDRMWEFLDRLIALAIPRIRDFRGLPANSFDGRGNYTFGVTEQLIFPEIDYDKIDQTRGMDITIVTTARTNAEGKALLDAFGFPFKREGQNS; this is encoded by the coding sequence ATGAGCACGGCAACCGACATCCCCCGCCTCAAGACGCGGTACAACGACCAGATCCGTGACCAGCTCAAGGCCGACCTCGGCCTGGGCAACATCATGGAGGTTCCCCGCCTCGAGAAGATCGTGATCAACATGGGTGTGGGCGGCGCAGTAGCGCAGGCCTCGCTCCTGGAGAACGCGGTGCGCGACCTGACCCTGATCGCCGGCCAGAAGCCCCAGATCACCCGGGCCCGCAAGTCCATCGCCTCGTTCAAGCTCCGTGAGGGCAACGCCATCGGCGCCAAGGTCACCCTGCGGGGAGACCGCATGTGGGAGTTCCTCGACCGGTTGATCGCCCTGGCGATTCCCCGCATCCGAGACTTCCGGGGCCTGCCGGCGAACAGCTTCGACGGCCGCGGCAACTACACCTTCGGTGTGACCGAACAGTTGATCTTTCCCGAGATCGACTACGACAAGATCGACCAGACCCGAGGCATGGACATCACCATCGTGACCACCGCCCGTACCAATGCCGAGGGCAAGGCGCTTCTGGACGCCTTCGGTTTCCCGTTCAAGCGTGAGGGGCAGAACTCCTAA
- the rplP gene encoding 50S ribosomal protein L16: MLMPRKVKHRKQHRGRLTGAASGGTRVTHGDYGIQALEPGWISARQIEAARIAMTRHIKRGGKVWINVFPDKPITEKPAETRMGSGKGNPERWVAVVKPGRVLFELTYHDPEIARAAIERAIQKLPVKAKFVTRQESF, translated from the coding sequence ATGTTGATGCCCAGGAAGGTCAAGCACCGCAAGCAGCACCGCGGTCGTCTCACCGGAGCAGCCTCCGGCGGAACCCGAGTCACCCACGGTGACTACGGGATCCAGGCTCTCGAGCCGGGCTGGATCTCAGCCCGTCAGATCGAAGCCGCCCGTATCGCCATGACCCGTCACATCAAGCGTGGCGGCAAGGTGTGGATCAACGTCTTCCCCGACAAGCCCATCACCGAGAAGCCGGCCGAGACTCGCATGGGCTCGGGCAAAGGCAACCCGGAGCGGTGGGTGGCGGTGGTCAAGCCCGGTCGTGTGCTCTTCGAGCTCACCTACCACGACCCCGAGATCGCCAGGGCCGCCATTGAGCGGGCCATCCAGAAGCTGCCGGTGAAGGCCAAGTTCGTGACCCGGCAGGAGTCGTTCTGA
- the rpsS gene encoding 30S ribosomal protein S19 — MPRSLKKGPFVDDHLLKKVDALNAASEKKVIKTWSRRSTIIPDMVGHTIAVHDGRKHVPVYVTESMVGHKLGEFAPTRTFKFHAGQEKNARGRR; from the coding sequence ATGCCTCGTTCACTCAAGAAGGGCCCGTTCGTCGACGACCATCTGCTCAAGAAGGTCGACGCCCTGAACGCAGCCAGCGAGAAGAAGGTCATCAAGACCTGGTCGCGCCGGTCCACCATCATCCCCGACATGGTGGGTCACACCATCGCCGTCCACGACGGCCGCAAGCACGTCCCGGTGTACGTCACCGAGTCGATGGTCGGCCACAAGCTCGGTGAGTTCGCCCCGACCCGGACGTTCAAGTTCCACGCCGGGCAGGAGAAGAACGCCCGAGGGAGGCGCTGA
- the rpsQ gene encoding 30S ribosomal protein S17 has protein sequence MADETTGEVRENARKIREGLVTSSGMDKTAVVTVTTRKPHPRYHKTMARTTRLYVHDEENTLNVGDRVRVQETRPLSKLKRWRIVEILERAK, from the coding sequence ATGGCAGACGAAACCACCGGCGAGGTGCGTGAGAACGCCCGCAAGATCCGTGAAGGGCTGGTCACCTCCAGCGGCATGGACAAGACCGCGGTCGTCACCGTCACCACCCGCAAGCCCCACCCGCGGTACCACAAGACCATGGCCCGCACCACACGCCTGTACGTCCATGACGAGGAGAACACCCTCAACGTGGGAGACCGGGTCCGGGTGCAAGAGACCCGTCCGCTGTCCAAGCTGAAGCGGTGGCGGATCGTGGAGATCCTGGAGCGTGCAAAGTGA
- the rplO gene encoding 50S ribosomal protein L15 gives MKVHDLQPAPGSNRRSKRVGRGIAGKGGKTAGRGTKGQKARGTIPAAFEGGQMPLHMRVPKLKGFTNPFRVEYQAVNLDTLEASGLDSVDPGSLYDKGLVGKAALVKVLGRGEISRAVTVKAHAFSKSAEEAITAAGGSVERLPLPWGDRRPPAKGNQFTNR, from the coding sequence ATGAAGGTCCATGACCTGCAGCCCGCCCCGGGCTCCAACCGCCGTTCCAAGCGGGTCGGTCGGGGCATCGCCGGCAAGGGCGGCAAGACCGCCGGCCGTGGCACCAAGGGCCAAAAGGCGCGCGGCACCATTCCCGCCGCCTTCGAAGGTGGCCAGATGCCGCTGCACATGCGGGTTCCCAAGCTCAAGGGCTTCACCAACCCGTTCCGTGTGGAGTACCAGGCCGTCAACCTCGACACGCTCGAGGCCAGCGGCCTTGATTCCGTGGATCCTGGTTCGCTCTATGACAAGGGCCTGGTCGGGAAGGCCGCCTTGGTCAAGGTTCTCGGTCGTGGCGAGATCAGTCGGGCCGTGACCGTCAAGGCTCACGCCTTCTCGAAGTCCGCCGAGGAAGCCATCACCGCTGCTGGCGGTAGCGTTGAGCGCCTGCCTCTCCCGTGGGGAGACCGGCGTCCGCCGGCCAAGGGCAACCAGTTCACCAACCGCTGA
- the rpmC gene encoding 50S ribosomal protein L29, whose translation MATKTTASDLDTSTIVERLAEEKDRLFKLRIQHATGVLENTAAMRTARKEIARYETELRAREIEAAEALAQEEKV comes from the coding sequence ATGGCTACCAAGACCACCGCTTCAGACCTCGACACCTCCACCATCGTGGAGCGCCTTGCCGAGGAGAAGGACCGGCTGTTCAAGCTGCGGATCCAGCACGCCACCGGCGTGCTCGAGAACACCGCCGCCATGCGCACGGCCCGCAAGGAGATCGCCCGCTACGAGACCGAGCTGCGGGCCCGTGAGATCGAGGCCGCTGAGGCTCTCGCCCAGGAGGAGAAGGTCTGA
- the secY gene encoding preprotein translocase subunit SecY, producing MSTLRNVFKIPELRNKLLFTLFVVAIYRFGSHVPVPGINLGIIKDLELRAESGGVLGLLSTFSGGAITQFAIFALGIMPYITASIIMQILGVVIPKLEQWQEQGAVGQRKITQWTRYVGVAIALLQGTGITYLFHTGGQGAFGGGLGVDLFAGSYNFGRFALVVMTLTAGFALLMWLGEVITQRGVGNGMSILIFASVVSRLPANFGTVRAEKGTVAMLGVVAMFTALLVAIVFIEQGVRRIPVQFAKRQVGRKMFGGQSTYIPLKVNGAGVISIIFASSVLYLPVMLSQILPAKDDNWAVGVQRWINDHLVRSTSPFYLAFYGILIVAFAYFYTAIQFDPHKQADQIRKQGGFIPGIRPGYQTERYLAKILSRITLPGALFVAGIALVPAFILGKTMGDSTAGQSLGFFGISILIAVGVSLETVKQIDGQLMMRNYEGFLDNSKSRAKAKTKAKASAK from the coding sequence GTGTCTACCCTCCGCAACGTCTTCAAGATCCCGGAGCTGCGCAACAAGCTCCTTTTCACCCTCTTCGTGGTGGCGATCTACCGGTTCGGTTCCCACGTTCCGGTCCCGGGCATCAACCTCGGGATCATCAAGGACCTGGAGCTGAGGGCAGAGTCGGGCGGCGTGCTCGGCCTCCTCTCCACCTTCTCGGGTGGGGCCATCACCCAGTTCGCCATCTTCGCATTGGGGATCATGCCGTACATCACGGCGTCGATCATCATGCAGATCTTGGGGGTGGTAATCCCCAAACTCGAGCAGTGGCAGGAACAAGGGGCGGTCGGGCAACGCAAGATCACCCAGTGGACCCGCTATGTGGGTGTGGCCATCGCCCTTCTCCAGGGAACCGGCATCACCTATCTGTTCCACACCGGAGGCCAGGGCGCCTTCGGTGGCGGCCTTGGGGTGGACCTGTTCGCCGGTAGCTACAACTTCGGCCGTTTCGCCTTGGTGGTGATGACGCTTACCGCCGGCTTCGCCCTCCTCATGTGGCTGGGCGAGGTGATCACCCAGCGCGGTGTCGGCAACGGCATGTCGATCCTGATCTTCGCCTCGGTGGTGAGCCGGCTCCCGGCCAACTTCGGTACCGTCCGCGCCGAGAAGGGCACGGTCGCCATGTTGGGCGTCGTGGCCATGTTCACCGCTCTGTTGGTGGCCATCGTGTTCATCGAACAGGGCGTTCGCCGGATCCCGGTGCAGTTCGCCAAGCGTCAGGTTGGGCGCAAGATGTTCGGCGGCCAGAGCACCTACATCCCGCTCAAGGTCAACGGTGCCGGCGTCATCTCGATCATCTTCGCCAGCTCGGTTCTGTACCTGCCGGTGATGCTGTCTCAGATCCTTCCGGCCAAGGACGACAACTGGGCTGTTGGCGTGCAACGGTGGATCAACGACCACCTGGTGCGCTCTACCTCGCCGTTCTACCTGGCCTTCTACGGCATCCTCATCGTCGCCTTCGCCTACTTCTACACGGCCATCCAGTTCGACCCCCACAAGCAGGCCGACCAGATCCGCAAGCAGGGTGGCTTCATCCCCGGGATCCGCCCCGGCTACCAGACCGAGCGATACCTGGCCAAGATCCTCAGCCGGATCACCCTTCCCGGTGCCCTGTTCGTGGCTGGTATCGCCCTGGTCCCAGCGTTCATCTTGGGCAAGACCATGGGCGACTCCACCGCCGGCCAGTCCCTTGGATTCTTCGGCATCTCGATCCTGATCGCCGTGGGTGTGTCACTCGAGACGGTCAAGCAGATCGACGGTCAACTGATGATGCGCAACTACGAAGGTTTCCTCGACAACTCCAAGAGCCGGGCCAAGGCCAAGACCAAGGCCAAGGCGTCGGCCAAGTAG
- the rplN gene encoding 50S ribosomal protein L14, with amino-acid sequence MIQQETRLRVADNSGAKEILCIKVLGGSRRRYASIGDIIVATVKDATPGAGVKKGDVVKCVVVRTKKEKRRPDGSYIRFDENAAVLINDQQLPRGTRIFGPVGRELRDRKFMRIVSLAPEVL; translated from the coding sequence GTGATCCAGCAGGAGACCCGTCTTCGGGTGGCCGACAACAGCGGCGCCAAGGAGATCCTCTGCATCAAGGTGCTGGGCGGCTCACGTCGTCGCTACGCCTCGATCGGCGACATCATCGTCGCAACTGTCAAGGACGCCACCCCTGGTGCTGGCGTCAAGAAGGGCGACGTGGTCAAGTGCGTGGTCGTGCGCACCAAGAAGGAGAAGCGTCGGCCCGACGGTTCCTACATCCGCTTCGACGAGAACGCCGCGGTGCTGATCAACGACCAGCAGCTTCCCCGCGGTACCCGCATTTTCGGCCCCGTCGGCCGTGAGCTGCGTGACCGCAAGTTCATGCGGATCGTCTCGCTGGCCCCGGAGGTGCTCTGA
- the rplF gene encoding 50S ribosomal protein L6 — protein MSRIGKSPITVPGGVDISVVDRRVTVKGPKGTLERDLPGTITLRQEGDTLLVERPDDERQTRAMHGLVRSLVNNMVVGVTDGFTKELEIIGVGYRATAKGSDAIDLALGYSHPIEVKAPQGITFDVPAPNRIAVKGTDKEVVGQVAADIRKLRKPEPYKGKGVRYLGEHVARKAGKSGK, from the coding sequence ATGTCTCGTATCGGTAAATCCCCAATCACGGTTCCCGGTGGTGTCGACATCTCCGTCGTCGACCGTCGGGTGACCGTCAAGGGCCCCAAGGGCACGCTCGAGCGCGACCTGCCCGGCACCATCACCCTCCGTCAGGAGGGCGACACCCTGCTGGTCGAACGTCCCGACGACGAGCGTCAGACCCGTGCCATGCACGGTCTCGTCCGTTCCCTGGTGAACAACATGGTCGTCGGTGTCACCGATGGCTTCACCAAGGAGCTGGAGATCATCGGTGTGGGCTACCGCGCCACCGCCAAGGGCAGCGACGCCATCGATCTGGCCCTGGGCTACAGCCACCCCATCGAGGTGAAGGCCCCCCAGGGCATCACCTTCGACGTGCCCGCCCCCAACCGCATCGCGGTGAAGGGCACCGACAAGGAGGTCGTGGGCCAGGTGGCCGCCGACATCCGCAAGCTGCGCAAGCCCGAGCCCTACAAGGGCAAGGGTGTGCGCTACCTCGGTGAGCATGTCGCCCGCAAGGCCGGCAAGTCCGGGAAGTAG
- the rpsE gene encoding 30S ribosomal protein S5 — MATNNNDAQLRESRVININRVAKVVKGGRRFSFTALVVIGDGAGRVGLGYGKAKEVPLAIQKGTEEARKNLFSVPLAGSTITHPVIGVMGAGRVMLKPAAPGTGVIAGGAARAILEEAGIHDVLCKSLGSANHINVARATIAGLQALQRPDEVARLRGLAPEEFVPKGLLEAYRESERGPLVVEEVK, encoded by the coding sequence ATGGCTACGAACAACAACGACGCCCAGCTCCGCGAGTCGCGCGTCATCAACATCAACCGTGTGGCCAAGGTGGTCAAGGGCGGTCGTCGGTTCTCCTTCACCGCTCTGGTGGTGATCGGCGACGGCGCTGGTCGGGTCGGTCTCGGCTACGGCAAGGCCAAAGAGGTCCCGCTGGCCATTCAGAAGGGAACCGAAGAGGCTCGCAAGAACCTCTTCTCGGTTCCCCTGGCCGGCTCCACCATCACCCACCCCGTCATCGGTGTGATGGGTGCCGGGCGGGTCATGCTCAAGCCGGCCGCCCCCGGTACCGGTGTGATCGCCGGTGGCGCCGCCCGCGCCATCCTCGAAGAGGCCGGCATCCACGACGTGCTTTGCAAGTCGCTCGGTTCGGCCAACCACATCAACGTGGCGCGGGCCACCATCGCCGGGCTCCAGGCCCTCCAGCGGCCCGATGAGGTCGCTCGCCTGCGGGGTCTGGCCCCCGAAGAGTTCGTTCCCAAGGGCCTGCTCGAGGCCTATCGGGAGAGCGAGCGTGGACCGCTCGTAGTGGAAGAGGTGAAGTGA
- the rplX gene encoding 50S ribosomal protein L24: MSGLKIKKGDRVVVLSGKDKGKEGVVQSAMPREGKVVVEGVNTAKRHRKARSATEAGGIIEIDKPIDVSNVAVISPSDGKPTRVGYKVVDGKKVRVCKRTGAELS, encoded by the coding sequence ATGAGCGGCCTCAAGATCAAGAAGGGTGACCGTGTCGTCGTCCTGTCCGGCAAGGACAAGGGCAAGGAAGGTGTGGTCCAGTCGGCCATGCCCCGCGAGGGCAAGGTCGTGGTGGAGGGCGTCAACACCGCCAAGCGCCATCGCAAGGCCCGCTCGGCCACCGAGGCCGGCGGGATCATCGAGATCGACAAGCCGATCGACGTCAGCAACGTGGCGGTGATCAGCCCGTCCGACGGCAAGCCAACCCGCGTGGGTTACAAGGTCGTCGACGGCAAGAAGGTCCGCGTGTGCAAGCGGACGGGAGCAGAGCTGTCATGA
- the rplD gene encoding 50S ribosomal protein L4: MVSVVKADLDPAVFGLEPNVSVMAQVVTAQLAARRAGTQSTKTRAEVSGGGSKPWAQKGTGRARAGSSRSPIWTGGGVALGPKPRKYTQRTPKKMVKLALRSALSDRAADSKVLVVDSWDFGDTPSTKAAKAALASLGTEGRVLVVLADADAVAARSFRNLPEVQIIAARELNAYDVLVNDFVVFTQATLPTSAPAATEEAAQ, encoded by the coding sequence ATGGTCAGCGTCGTCAAGGCCGATCTCGATCCGGCCGTGTTCGGGCTTGAGCCCAACGTCTCGGTCATGGCCCAGGTGGTCACCGCTCAGCTCGCCGCCCGTCGGGCCGGCACCCAGTCCACCAAGACTCGGGCCGAGGTGAGCGGCGGCGGTTCCAAGCCGTGGGCACAGAAGGGCACCGGTCGGGCCCGTGCCGGCTCCAGCCGCTCACCGATCTGGACCGGTGGTGGTGTCGCCCTCGGCCCCAAGCCCCGCAAGTACACCCAGCGGACCCCCAAGAAGATGGTCAAGCTGGCCCTGCGCTCGGCTCTTTCAGATCGGGCCGCAGACTCAAAGGTCCTCGTGGTCGACTCCTGGGATTTCGGTGACACACCGAGCACCAAGGCGGCCAAGGCTGCTCTGGCCTCCCTCGGTACCGAAGGTCGGGTCCTGGTCGTTCTGGCCGACGCCGACGCGGTGGCCGCCCGGTCGTTCCGCAACCTCCCCGAGGTTCAGATCATCGCCGCCCGTGAGCTCAACGCCTACGACGTCTTGGTGAACGACTTCGTCGTGTTCACCCAGGCCACCCTGCCCACGTCGGCTCCCGCCGCCACCGAGGAGGCAGCCCAGTGA
- the rplW gene encoding 50S ribosomal protein L23: MKDPRDIIIRPVVSEKSYALIESNVYTFEVHPGAAKPEIRSAIEEIFSVKVVSVNTLNRKGKTTRNRRTGKAGSRPDRKRAIVTVAEGDSIDIFKD; encoded by the coding sequence GTGAAGGACCCCCGGGACATCATCATCCGCCCCGTGGTGTCGGAGAAGAGCTACGCGCTCATCGAATCCAACGTCTACACGTTCGAGGTTCACCCCGGCGCCGCCAAGCCCGAGATCCGCAGTGCCATCGAGGAGATCTTCAGCGTGAAGGTCGTCTCGGTGAACACGCTGAACCGCAAGGGCAAGACCACCCGCAACCGTCGCACCGGCAAGGCCGGCAGCCGCCCCGATCGCAAGCGGGCGATCGTCACCGTGGCCGAGGGCGACTCGATCGACATCTTCAAGGACTGA
- the rpsC gene encoding 30S ribosomal protein S3 has product MGQKVNPYGFRLGITTDWKSRWFADRKDYGKFIIEDWKIRDLLMSSLPHAAISRVEVERTRDRLRVDVHTARPGIVIGRRGAEADRIRTQLTEITGNNKVQLNIQEIKQPELDAALIAQGVADQLAGRVAFRRAMKRAVQNAQKAGALGIRVQCSGRLGGSEMSRTEWYREGRVPLHTLRADIDYGFREARTTAGRIGVKVWIYKGDILPYKSQAEDKITREAAMAVGETSGDARPAKVVSSSRRRAEATPVDPASVDTDTEAKPLVQEADPEIEKLLEEEEAIERSVRDHHETPHFRPGDGD; this is encoded by the coding sequence ATGGGCCAGAAGGTCAACCCCTACGGCTTCCGCCTGGGCATCACCACCGACTGGAAGTCGCGTTGGTTCGCCGACCGCAAGGACTACGGCAAGTTCATCATCGAGGACTGGAAGATCCGCGACCTGCTGATGAGCTCGCTTCCCCACGCCGCCATCAGCCGTGTCGAGGTGGAGCGCACCCGTGACCGTCTCCGGGTAGACGTGCATACCGCCCGTCCCGGGATCGTGATCGGTCGCCGAGGTGCCGAGGCCGATCGCATCCGTACCCAGCTCACCGAGATCACCGGCAACAACAAGGTGCAGCTCAACATCCAAGAGATCAAGCAGCCCGAACTCGATGCTGCGTTGATCGCCCAGGGTGTTGCCGACCAGCTCGCTGGCCGTGTCGCCTTCCGCAGGGCCATGAAGCGTGCTGTGCAGAACGCCCAGAAGGCGGGAGCCCTCGGCATCCGTGTGCAGTGCTCTGGTCGCCTCGGCGGCTCTGAGATGTCTCGGACCGAGTGGTACCGAGAAGGTCGGGTGCCGTTGCACACGCTGCGCGCCGACATCGACTACGGCTTCCGTGAGGCCCGTACCACCGCGGGCCGGATCGGCGTGAAGGTATGGATCTACAAGGGCGACATCCTGCCCTACAAGTCCCAGGCCGAAGACAAGATCACCCGTGAGGCGGCCATGGCCGTGGGTGAGACGTCGGGCGATGCTCGCCCGGCCAAGGTCGTGTCGTCCAGCCGTCGCCGCGCTGAGGCCACCCCGGTCGATCCCGCTTCGGTAGACACCGACACCGAAGCCAAGCCCTTGGTCCAGGAGGCCGACCCCGAGATCGAGAAGCTCCTCGAAGAAGAAGAAGCGATCGAGCGCTCGGTGCGCGACCACCACGAGACCCCCCACTTCCGTCCCGGGGATGGTGACTGA
- the rpsH gene encoding 30S ribosomal protein S8: MTMTDPIADMLTRIRNANTAMHDEVLMPSSKQKEALAGILKKEGYIEDYKVAANGDRPGSTLTVTMKYSPERARTISGLRRVSKPGLRVYKAASEVPRVLGGLGVAVVSTSQGLMTDREARKRNVGGEVLCFVW, translated from the coding sequence ATGACCATGACCGACCCCATCGCCGACATGCTGACCCGCATCCGCAACGCCAACACGGCGATGCACGATGAGGTGCTCATGCCGTCCTCCAAGCAGAAGGAAGCCCTTGCCGGCATCCTGAAGAAGGAGGGCTACATCGAGGACTACAAGGTGGCCGCCAACGGCGATCGCCCCGGCAGCACCCTCACCGTCACCATGAAGTACTCGCCCGAGCGGGCCCGGACCATCTCCGGCCTGCGGCGGGTGTCCAAGCCCGGCCTCCGCGTGTACAAGGCCGCCAGCGAGGTCCCCCGGGTCCTCGGTGGGCTGGGTGTCGCCGTCGTCTCGACCAGCCAGGGTCTCATGACCGACCGCGAAGCGCGCAAGCGCAACGTGGGCGGCGAGGTCCTGTGCTTCGTCTGGTAG
- the rplB gene encoding 50S ribosomal protein L2, translated as MALRKRKPTSPGRRFQTVSDFSEITTTTPEKSLLAPKSGTGGRNSYGRKTARHKGGGHKQQYRIIDFRRNKDGVPAKVASIEYDPNRNCRIALLHFLDGEKRYILAPKNVKVGDRIQNGQGAEIRPGNALPMRYIPVGTTIHNVELKPGGGGRMARSAGASVQLVAKEGDYATLRLPSTEMRRVPIDCRATIGEVGNAEAELIKIGKAGRNRWKGVRPQTRGVAMNPVDHPHGGGEGKTSGGRHPVSPWGQPEGRTRDKSKPSQKLIVRRRRTRGSRR; from the coding sequence ATGGCACTCCGCAAGCGCAAGCCCACCAGCCCCGGTCGTCGGTTCCAGACCGTCTCGGACTTCTCCGAGATCACCACGACCACGCCCGAGAAGTCACTGCTCGCCCCCAAGTCGGGCACCGGTGGCCGTAACTCCTATGGCCGCAAGACCGCTCGCCACAAGGGCGGCGGCCACAAGCAGCAGTACCGGATCATCGACTTCCGTCGTAACAAGGATGGCGTGCCGGCCAAGGTCGCCTCCATCGAGTACGACCCCAACCGGAACTGCCGCATCGCCCTGCTGCACTTCTTGGATGGCGAGAAGCGCTACATCCTCGCCCCCAAGAACGTGAAGGTGGGTGACCGAATCCAGAACGGTCAGGGTGCCGAGATCCGTCCCGGCAATGCCCTGCCCATGCGCTACATCCCCGTGGGTACCACCATCCACAACGTGGAGCTCAAGCCCGGTGGCGGTGGCCGCATGGCTCGTTCCGCCGGGGCCAGCGTCCAGCTCGTGGCGAAGGAAGGCGACTACGCCACCCTTCGCCTTCCCAGCACCGAGATGCGACGTGTTCCGATCGACTGCCGGGCAACCATTGGTGAGGTCGGCAACGCCGAGGCCGAGCTGATCAAGATCGGCAAGGCCGGCCGCAACCGCTGGAAGGGCGTTCGCCCCCAGACCCGTGGTGTGGCCATGAACCCCGTCGACCACCCCCACGGTGGTGGCGAGGGCAAGACCTCCGGTGGTCGCCATCCGGTGTCGCCTTGGGGTCAACCCGAGGGTCGTACCCGAGACAAGTCCAAGCCGTCCCAGAAGCTCATCGTCCGTCGTCGCCGCACCCGCGGCTCACGTCGGTAA
- the rplR gene encoding 50S ribosomal protein L18 yields MSYSAKQKREARIRRHRRVRKKVRGTAERPRLAVFRSNKHISAQIIDDRSGRTLAAASTHEADLKTSGGNVDAATKVGTRLAERAKAAGIDAVVFDRGGNLYHGRIKALADAAREGGLEF; encoded by the coding sequence ATGAGCTATTCCGCCAAGCAGAAGAGAGAAGCACGGATCCGTCGTCACCGTCGGGTTCGCAAGAAGGTCCGGGGCACGGCCGAACGTCCCCGCCTGGCTGTCTTTCGATCCAACAAGCACATCTCTGCCCAGATCATCGACGACCGTTCCGGTCGGACCCTGGCTGCCGCCTCCACCCACGAGGCCGACCTGAAGACCAGCGGTGGCAACGTAGATGCCGCCACCAAGGTCGGTACCCGCCTGGCCGAACGGGCCAAGGCCGCCGGCATCGATGCCGTGGTGTTCGACCGCGGCGGCAACCTCTACCACGGGCGCATCAAGGCGCTCGCCGACGCCGCCCGCGAAGGTGGACTGGAGTTCTGA